In Salvia miltiorrhiza cultivar Shanhuang (shh) chromosome 4, IMPLAD_Smil_shh, whole genome shotgun sequence, the DNA window GTGTTACAAGTATGTTCGTAAAAATGTTTGAAGCACGTACCAACATaacttattattattgatttcacacaaaaaaaaaaaaaacttattattattattatttttattattattattactataaaaTAGCATAGCAGCGGATTCAAACGTGAGATTACCTCTGACTTTAATTATTCTACCACTAGAAGTCTAGAACAACACACACCAcgtatttcattttatttgtcaaaGTTGTACTTTTcgtcacgaatcttgacacatttttaaataaaataataattattaccttatctctcatattttatcatttttatagtactttattacctatacatttaaaatattaatctacaactctcttgacacattttcaaataaaatacgtaataattattatcttatctctcatattttatcacttttatagtactttattacatatatatttaaaatattgatcTACAATTCTTTAATTCCCGTATCGAAATtaaacgtgtcaaaattcgtgggacgaagagagtatgttgaaaatataattatcaCAAAGTCATTAATCTGCATTGAGTCTTCGAATTTTTATCTTTGTTGTATTGAGTCATCGAAATTGTAAACGGTGACGGGAAAATTTGTCCTTTGTGTAAAACCTAAAACCTAAAACttcaaaattaaatagatttattttatttttgtagagACAAGTAGAAGTTTGATCGCTCAATACAAAATATTTGGTGCACCACAATAAATAGAACAACACATCATAGTATTTCCTAGGCCCACAAATCTTGCAATCGAAACGCATGAAATTAAAAAGGAAATGCTATAAAAATATGTAATTGAGAAATGAGAGAGTTCCGAAATCGAACAAGATGAAGGTGAATAGACTAATATCAGTGCAGAAGTGACAAGGAGTTTCTGGTTATATATATCCAAATTCCCATCTTAATTGTTGAAGAATGTGTCTCAACAACTAAAACTTGAGGGTCCATTCTGGCTGAAGTATCAGCTACATTACTGGTTTGAACTTGAAGCTACACAAGTTAAATGTAGCAAAAAGTTCCATCTAATCATAATGAATAAAAGGTTCAGAGTTTACCAGTTTCATCTGTGTGTCTGAGAGAGATAACACAACTGAGGAAGGATGCCAAAGCAATTAATCAGAAACATCCTACTCAGACATAGAGGTGATCAACCTTAGTAATAAAAGGAACCAATGCTTAATGCTTTTCATCAATAGATTAACAAAGCATCACTTCACCTCTAAGTTATACCTAATACCCCATTTCTGATACACTCATTATAATACAGAGTTTTGACAAGGTTGGACACAAAGTTTACCAATCACACCAACATAAAACACAAGACATTCAAGTATTCTCAATGACAGCATGACTCGTATCATCTCAAAAAGTTGTTATTAACACTGTCTAACTACAGCTGCATCATATGATAATAACTGCCACAATCAGACCAAAAATATACCTCTAGTAGGTTGTGATCAATCAGCAAATCTAACAAAAGCACCAAGATTACCAAACTAAAAGGCAGCAAAACTACACATGTAAACCATATTCATATATGCACTATGAGTTTCAGCAAAACGTCTTGCCATCATGGGAACCATCTATCGAGTTTCTGGATAGACGAATACAGTTTCCTTCGTATCCCAACCTCATTAATCCCCATATCCTTGAGATCTTCAAGAGTCAACAATGGCAGCACCTCATCGTCTACCCCATGAATCTCAAACAGTGTCACATATTTTCCTAATCCCAAATCGTTCAGCCACATTTTCACACCACTATTATCCCCATCACCTTCCCGGGCCATCAAGGCTCGTCCCATTTCATTATCCCTCAATCCCCTCTGCTTTCCACCTACATTGTCATGATCTCCACTCGATTTGTGATTCCCATCATCAACCGAGTAATGAGGGCTAGACGGATCAGAATCCTCGACTACTAAATTGCTACTAATCAGATTACCACCCAAATCCCTCTCTTCTTCGACTCCTATGGCTTGTTGTTCGTGTTCCGCAGTCTCTCCATCAGTAGACAATCCAAGATTCCCAATTTCTTGATCCCCAATTCTCCGAGATTTCGGCGGAACCCCACTCTTGGAATTGGACGACCTAACCCTCTTTCTCTGGAAATCTCTATCCCTATTAGCGGCAGTGAAATTCCCCCAACTGCCAATCGCCACATCGTCGTCGAAATCAAGATTCCCCACTCCTTCCCATTTGCCACGCTCGTTCTTGGTGAATTTCGAATGCGCGGTTTTGGCGGTTCGAGGCTTTCTGGGTGTGGTGGCGCCTTTCCTGGGCTTCCATTGTTGCTGCAGCTTGCGGTGGCCAGGGTTTTCGTAATAGGGCTGGTGCAATCTGACGCTCGGCCGCCGCATCCGCTTGGCGTTCTCCTGCGGCACGGCCGCCGCCTCGCCGCCGTCGGGCTGCATTGCTCACTGCTCCGCAACGGCGGTTTTTCTGTGTGCACAAACTTGAAGAATTTAGTGGGTTCAGAAACAAAGTGTAAGAATCGAGAATTAATTGAGGCGGTGggatgtgagagagagagagagacgaagcCGGAGAATGGACGCGGAGTGTATATGTATGTATTGTGTCTAAATATATAGGGaccattcttttcttttttttctttttttggtggaAGATATAAATTCTGGAATGTAACACATTAATGAGGGCACTACAAATTCTGCTACATTATGTCACTCACGATTTCCAATCCACTACTCCtattttttcttatattcaTGCATATATTGATATAGGCaaacataaatatttatgacttttatatcatttatgattgtaaaaaagattaattaatgtAGCGTGTAAGAAGATTAATATAAACAACATtaacttaaatatatttagaataaaaataattggtATACGCATAAAGAAATACTCCTGATTTATagctttttttattattataaccacattatctatatatatatatatatatatatattaaaagataAGATATAATTTTACATATAATTTCCTATtgcaatataatttttttaacaacTAACTTACTCTCTTGTTGATTCAAGAATGACgatattacaaaaaataaataaattaaagcttGTATCCCCTCGCTAATGGCAACTAGtagtgtgtttttttttttgtgataagaaatttaaaggttgAATTTACAAACACTTTATAAATCTAGAGTTTGCAGCATTAAATTTTTCTAGTgcaatttatcatttttatgtgGTATAAATTTAATGTAGAAGAGCATGATTTAGTTGATGCAAGGTAAAGAAAAAATTGAGTGTACGGTGACTTGCGAGGGATTTTCTTTGAATGGTGGTGCTTTGAGAAGTTTCTTTCTGGGGAAGCCACGTTGTCTATTAAATAAGTAGTAAAataaagaaagagaagaatggTGGAAGCAGATACTCATTATTCACACAAGGCCTGACCTGATGTTCTTCCGAAATGATGCGTTCTAGATAGAATGCATTATACACTactgtagacaattaaattgtcgtcgaattaaatcgtgccacgtgtaaattcatgaattaaatatttaattatattttctattttattaaatgggattttattcctaaattaaatagatatataattaatatttaacataaatgaattaatggacttatggacacctaaagccctaaggcccatgcatgaaggcccaaagcccataaagcccacgaagcccatctctaaaatctataaatagaggtgttggggtgctcattagAACAACGTGAAGGagtggaagatcgaagagcacaaagaattctctctagtatcacaagtagaagaggcggagaattggagagttcaagtattcttccaagtattcaagtatcttgaagaattctatctaacgttcaagtctccttcaaatcttcaatcgtttgagtattcaaatcttcaagtatccttcgaatcttcaagtatttgagcattcaaatcttcaagtatccttcaaaatcttcaagtattcaagtatcttcaaatcttcaagtgatcaaggcgttcttacaaattccaagaacgatcttcctcaaatcaaatcaaccaaatcccaaagcttcaaggcgttcttacaaattccaagaacgatcttcctcaaatcaaatcaaccaagtcccaaagcttcaaggcgttcttacaaattctaaggacgttcttcaaatcaaatcaaatcaagtttgaaagcttcaaggcgttcttacaaaattttaagaatgttctcaaatcaaatcaagttcaacgttcaatccaaaatcacgacttaagtcccttggattggcgtcatcaaatcaagtattccaagaaccttcgagcttgttcaagaatcaaatggaagagaagaatcagaggattaactagagattgcaacccgcataaatctatcttcaaatctatcaaattatctttgtaacgcgtttgtattttatcaaattgaaatacaaaaaaatttgtgtttacaaattttggcacgcccagtgggacatctctacctctcatctctactcttcaccaaaaatcttgaacaatGTCCATTCAACCAAATGCAACTGCTCCAGCTTCATCTAAAGGTTCTTCGGAAAGCATCGGTGTGATCACGCGAAGCAAAGCAAAATTGATGCAAGAGGTGTCCAAGTCGACCTCTCGTCTTCCATctatccatgaagaagatgacaactttgagagaagcttcacattccccactgaaaattatcaactccatgcaagtgtcatgatgacaaacacttccaccatggaggaacaactcttgaacttgacaaagatggttgaatctctaaccaagcacatccaagagcaagatgcccagattgcaaagcttaaaggagaaaaaggagattcaagccacgccaacaacgatagggaaggcgaagaaagcgaagaagatggagagaataacgatgaagaaatctccaaagacaaatcaaagagtgatggaaaaaggccttcaggaaaagacattatcttctcgtctggtggcctcattcccattgaccaactcaaagagttcatcgaagcaacaatgaagaataactccgatggaagctccaagtcatcgttaacttactccaagccatatactcggcgaattgacagtatgaggatgcctcttggctatcaaccaccaaaatttcaacaatttgaTGGCCAAGGAAATCCgagacaacatgtggctcatttcattgaaacatgcaacaacgctggtacttatggagatcatttggtcaaacagtttgttcattcattgaaaggtaatgcctttgattggtacaccgacttagaatcaaactcaattgatagttgggaacaactggagcatgagttcctcaaccgcttctatagcactagaagaactgtcagcatggtggagctcacaagttcgcgtcaattcaaagaagagccagtcattgattacatcaaccgatggagaaatctttgtctcaactgcaaggaccgattgtctgaatcatctgccatcgaaatgtgtattcaagggatgcattggggcttgcaatacatcttgcgaggaatccagccaagaacattcgaggaactagccactagagctcatgatatggagttgagcatgatggcaagcgggatcgaaggaccaccaatccaggagtctagcaaattcaagccagaattcaagaaaggagGAAAACCATATGACAAAGCACCAAAGAAGGAATCTATGGCGATTAAGGCAACTTCGGTGAAATTTCTAAAGAAAGAAGCTAATCAAGAAAGCAACCAGAACACTTCACGAGAcaatcagaactcttcccgagacatggggcaaagaagatctaccttgaaagaaatgcaacaaaagcaataccctttcttagactctgatgtttcaggaatttttgatgacctgctcaaagaaaagcttatcgagttgccagaaatgaagcgaccaaatgaagcagggaggacagatgatccaagttactgcaaataccatcgtctggttgggcaccccatacatgattgcttcatctttaaagacagggtcatgcgtttagctcgagaagggaaaatatctcttgaagaagacgctactgctgtaaatatggtctccaccgacttgaatgacataatagaaggtattggagccctgtatgatacatccaatcaagtagatgaagaacctgagCTAAATTTGGATAAAGATGATGatgcattggcaatcacattctccaatgaagacttgcagcttggatctgaacctcataacaagccattgttcgtgagttgttatacacaggagcagaaagtcaatcgaattctcatcgatggaggctcagcggtcaatattttgccactaaggactttgaagcaattgggaaTCCAAGTAGATGAGCTGTCAAAAAGTCGATTGATGATCCAAGGTTTCAATcatgaagggcaaagagctcttggaaCTATAAGGTTGCGATTGCTGATGCAGGACATGGATTCGACGGCGTTGCTTCATATTATCGATGCCAAGACGTCCTACAATATTCTTCTGGGTCGACCATGGcttcatgaaaatggtgttGTTCCTTCTACATTGCACCAATGCTTCAAGTACTATCAAAATGGCGCCGTAAAaaaagtggttggtgatcaaAAGCCGTTTACGGAAGCAGAATCACATTTTGCTGATGCTAAGTTCTATTTGGAAAGAACCAAAGTCTCAATGGTGAAAGATGATACATCACATGACGAGTTGAGATCTTGccaggagaaaaagaaagaagaatctTTTCTGAAGATGGAAGGATTCACCATGCCTTTAACGAAGATTGATGCCAAGAAGCCAATTCACCAACCATTTGAAGGgtttgtccgaccaaagcaaaGTAGCATCACAGAGCATGAAGATCTCTCAAACAAAGAACTCTCAAAGCACTTTGATCCGAAGGCATATAAACTCCTCgtgaatgctggatacaatccTCAAGAAAGCTCTATGTCAAGGTCTCATTTGGAAAAGACTGATAACGCAGGCCAAAACTCCAAAGCAGGTTTGGGATATACAGTGCAAAGCCCCATTCGAattgccatcaagagagccactgCTAACTATGCTAGCACCAAGCAAACCCTGGAATCTTCAAACATTCAAACGGTTTCTGTTTTCAAAATGATGGGTAGAAGAGAAGCTCAACGAGTATCTGTCTTTAAAAGACTTGGCAAAGGTACATCATGGAAACGAAGCAAGACAAAAGGGAGTGATGAATTGCACACaacagagaaatggagaagtttgATCACTCCTCGAATGAAGAGATACACCACTTTGATTATGTCATGTGGGAAAGAAATGAAAGCTCGAATGAAGACCACCATCTTCACACGAGATGCCATAGATcaagaagatagagaaagtgTGGCTTTCTCTTACTACACTACTAATAGTGCTAGTAATCCAGTTCCTCTTCCTCATACTACTCAAAGTCAAGTGCGCCGTGAAATTACAAGTCTCGTTAGAAGTGGCGTTATCACAGCAGACGTCGCAGAAAATATAGCCTTcatacgccagagaaatgaaagcATAAAGAAGTGTTTTGATTGCAAAGATCATCGCCGAAAAGATGAAGACATTGTCACAGCAAACCATATCACCTCCTGCGAGAAAATGGTCGTTGGAGAAGAGAATTCGCACTTGAGCCCCAAAGAACTGGAAACTCTGGATGAAGAGAGACTAGAAGTCCAGCAAAAATTGGAATACTATCAAGCTCTTCCTTCAAGATCCTTCAACAAAGCAGTGCGAGCGCCCTcttttcaaattggagacatgGCCCTCGCTGCAAGGAGGCCAATTGTTATCACTCTCAACGGAAAGTTCTTGAAGTACTACTATCCTTGAAGGGTGgtagaagttgaagcatgtacatatgtatatagtttaataaaaaaataaaaataaataaaaaaaaatagaaaagccaaaaaaaaatggaaagcataaaaagccaaaaaaatagaaaagcagaAAAGCCAAAAAATGAGTCAGATGAAGAAaagcaacaaaatggagtgtatgaagacagctccttgacgcacgagcctaaactgcatgttactcctggcccgcatgagtataaactgtgcacggcacccaatctcaaacacctgttgatcctatgaactacgttttgacttgatcccttccaaaagggtacgtaggcaaCTTAGATAATTTCTAGGTTCAGTCATAAGTTGTGTTTgactcttttcaatttatatcatcaaagttatgatttaagttgattatgtgaagccaAAGACGTTTCATTCCAAAATAGCAAAGAAATCAAGCcatcaaaagaagcacaagcatttggagaagatgtcaaaatatccatCACAAACCAAATGAGAATCATCAagagagaaatgatagaaaCTGCGGTTTGCACCAATACTAAGCAAATGAGTCTTGATCCTCCAAAGTTCTCTGAGCAGATATCAAAAGTGActctgaagtcttcaaaattccGCAGCATTTCCTCATCAACATGTGCAACTTTATGTTTGTCAAACTCTCTTTTGAATTATGGGATTGCACCTCGGGCAATATGAAAGGAGGCACTATTTTGCTTGAAGGATGACGACATCTCCATCTCCCACATCTCTATCATAACAAGCTCTTCCTTGATCAAAGCAATTCTGACGATGGCTTCATTCTCCTTGGCTTAAGCATAAAGAAGAGAAGACAGCATAAAGAAGAGAAGACCCAATTTTCTCGAGTCGTTGTGCATAATTCTCCCAACTTCGTGAGATATCAAACAGAACAACCTCACTCAAACCAGACTCGAACAATCCCAGGTCTGAGCGCACCCAAGCTTGTCAAAGAATTGAGTCATCTGGCATTGAGGTCGGCTATGCATCGACAACTTCACTTCTCTCCAAGCTAAAGTTGAATCCGCTCGTgaagttgaaacacatgttcGCCAAACATAATAGAACACCATTGAGTCATCTAGCCTGCTCAAATGCGCGCAAAGAGAAAATGTAACCAGCAATCTTCAAAGGTTGGACTCGCAATGGCCCAGATCCGAGCGCACCCGAAATCTGATTAAAAGCCAGTTGAGCCACCTGAAGTGCAAAGTTTACATCACTCAAATAAGGTCTTATATGGGCTGCTGCCAGATTTCTGGATGAACTCTCCGGACATGGTCTTCAGTCAGGTCGGTGGAGACgtcaagaaagaaaaaatgacaaTAGATTTCGAACTTTGCAAATACTCAAAGCATCTCGTTTGGGGCAAAATCTGCCGTGAAGTTGGTTAATGAGACCATGCCCATCTTGAACACAGCGATGAATAAAGCATCAGTCTTTTGAAGATCACCATCATTAAGTTCTTGCGGCCACCAactacaagaaaaagaaaaagaaaaaaaatcagacTTAGAAATTTACTTGTATTAATAAAAGGTGAATTCAAGATttggtcaaaaaaaaaaaaaaaatcggcccactcctTTTTCATTAAAAGAAAGGCCCATCTCCCCTTACATTCTCTCACTAAAACCAAACACCTCTCTCTCAATACTGTCTGCACCCTCCCAAAACCAATCCCCATACTTCTCCCAAGGAAATCCCCATTTTCTTCTCACAAAATCAAATCCGTAACTCGCACTCCCCTTCTTTTCTTCTCCAGCGAGAATTCGCCGTTCGACCACCCAATATCGCAGCCGCCGACCTTCTTCCCCGGTGGAAACAGCCGCCGGAGGGCCGCGCCTCCTCACAGCCCATCCCCTCTCGCCATCTCTctcactcctctctctctctctccctctctctctctctcaaatagcCTCGATTCTATGTGCATAAGAAACATAAATCAAGGTAGAGAGAAGTGGAAATTGAGTTCATTTGCATCTGTGAGAGGAAGTTTCTAGAGCAGACATGATGTTGGGAAAGAGAGCTCGCCCGCCGATGACGAGGACTACGAGCATGACGGAGTTCACCTTGGATCTCAACGGCGGCGCTGTCTATCAGCCGTCGGATCCTCAAAATCCTTTCAACGGCGGTATAGATCAGCAGTACTTGGCCTCCGCCGCAGCTCCGAGATCGCAGCGCCGCAACTCGGCTGACTTCGTTCAAACGTCTAGAATGCAGACAACAGCAAATTTCTCAAAACGAGAGAAAGGATAATTGTTCGTTAACGGCGCCGACCTCAAGGCtaagaagatgaagaaatcGCTGTCCAAACCAACGCCTGCAACTCCGCCGCCCGCTGAGAAGAAGCTGGAGACTGCTGCAAAGCCGAAGCCAAATACCGCCACCGCGCTCCAAGCCCGTTACAGCAGCTGCCGCGCCCGCTAAAAGAAGCCAACGACTGTGCAAAACTGAAGGCGAGACTGCATAGAAACGTACCTCGATGGAGCACAGCCCCGTCGTTGCCGATATGGCTCCTTCGCCGTCCCGAAACTCACGCCTTTTCCACCACCGATACTGTGCCGGTTTGCCCCTTCTGCAGGAGCAACATAGTCAAGCTTGTCGTGATTAAGCTCAGAGTCGAGAATGATATTGAGCGTGACCTCAAACTCCTCAAAGCCACGCAAGTCTTAGAGGTCGCGCAATTTGAGTGAGGGAAGCAGCAGCTTCAAGAGCCTATCAACAGTTGGCTCGTTTGGCAAGATGAGCCGTGGATCAGGCAGGTTTGCTGCTGAGGACGAGCTTCTTGATAAGCCATTGAGCCTTGAGACGTAGATACGGGGGATCAAGAACTTCGACTGGGCAAAACAAGCTTCGAATCCGAG includes these proteins:
- the LOC131023555 gene encoding uncharacterized protein LOC131023555, encoding MQPDGGEAAAVPQENAKRMRRPSVRLHQPYYENPGHRKLQQQWKPRKGATTPRKPRTAKTAHSKFTKNERGKWEGVGNLDFDDDVAIGSWGNFTAANRDRDFQRKRVRSSNSKSGVPPKSRRIGDQEIGNLGLSTDGETAEHEQQAIGVEEERDLGGNLISSNLVVEDSDPSSPHYSVDDGNHKSSGDHDNVGGKQRGLRDNEMGRALMAREGDGDNSGVKMWLNDLGLGKYVTLFEIHGVDDEVLPLLTLEDLKDMGINEVGIRRKLYSSIQKLDRWFP